The following are encoded in a window of Cryobacterium sp. CG_9.6 genomic DNA:
- the treY gene encoding malto-oligosyltrehalose synthase, which produces MIVPVSTYRLQIREAFDLTAAAETADYIWRLGADWLYLSPLLKAEAGSDHGYDVVDHSQIDPARGGADGLDRLAAVVAGAGRGLLVDIVPNHMGVATPAQNAWWWDLLGKGKTSRYADAFDVEWQSANGKIRLPVLGDAADELDHLEIVGDELVYSDHRFPLAEGSAADGASVSTVYGRQHYELVNWRRADAELNYRRFFAVNSLAGLRVEVPWVFDESHAEIVRWVRAGLVQGLRVDHPDGLAHPGEYLDRLREATGEAYVLVEKILEGPEQLPANWATSGTSGYDGLADVDRVLVDPRSQAPLDALEARLQGRHDVSWTDLVHENKRAIADGILRSEVLRLTRLVSVSEVAGDVTADAIAELLSCFPVYRSYLPLRGAHVAEAAQLAAGRRPDLSVEINRLVSVFGEAGHPFTVRFQQTSGMVMAKGVEDTAYYRFTRLTSLNEVGADPSEFSISAEEFHHRQQARQAAFPASMTTLSTHDTKRGEDVRARISVLAEVPGEWERALGEFRAAAPLGDAPFENLLWQAIVGAWPLSPERLGAYAEKAAREAGTSTTWTAPNPQFEAALHRLVAATADAPLGDLITAFVARVRAAGWSNSLSAKLVQLMAPGVPDVYQGSELWEMSLVDPDNRRAVDFDLRRGYLDRIESGWLPPVDETGAAKLLVTTRALRLRRDRPELFRRYVPVVALGAAAEHAIAFDRGGAVTVATRLPVALAATNGWGDSTVILEARPYVNVLTGERVSGGAVRLADLLARYPVALLAAERIH; this is translated from the coding sequence GTGATCGTGCCGGTTTCGACCTACCGGCTGCAGATTCGTGAAGCGTTCGACCTGACTGCTGCTGCGGAGACCGCCGATTACATTTGGCGTCTCGGCGCCGATTGGCTCTATCTCTCGCCCCTGCTCAAGGCGGAGGCCGGATCTGACCACGGTTACGACGTGGTGGATCATTCTCAGATTGACCCGGCACGCGGCGGCGCGGACGGACTCGACCGGCTCGCCGCCGTCGTGGCCGGGGCCGGTCGCGGACTGCTCGTTGACATTGTGCCCAACCACATGGGAGTGGCCACGCCGGCACAGAACGCCTGGTGGTGGGACCTGCTCGGCAAGGGGAAGACGTCACGGTACGCTGACGCCTTTGATGTGGAGTGGCAGAGCGCCAACGGAAAGATTCGGTTGCCGGTGCTCGGCGATGCGGCCGATGAACTGGATCACCTCGAAATCGTGGGTGATGAGTTGGTGTACTCTGATCATCGCTTTCCACTGGCCGAGGGAAGTGCGGCGGATGGCGCATCCGTTTCAACCGTTTACGGGCGGCAGCACTATGAACTCGTGAACTGGCGCCGAGCCGATGCCGAGCTGAACTACCGTCGATTCTTTGCGGTGAACAGCCTGGCCGGGCTGCGGGTGGAGGTGCCGTGGGTGTTTGATGAGTCCCACGCCGAGATTGTGCGCTGGGTGCGCGCGGGCCTCGTGCAGGGTTTGCGAGTGGACCACCCCGATGGTCTCGCTCACCCCGGCGAATACCTTGACCGCCTTCGCGAGGCCACCGGCGAGGCGTACGTGCTGGTGGAGAAGATTCTCGAAGGTCCGGAACAACTCCCCGCGAACTGGGCCACGAGCGGAACGTCCGGGTATGACGGGCTCGCAGATGTCGACCGGGTCCTCGTGGATCCCCGGAGTCAGGCACCCCTGGACGCACTTGAGGCCCGGCTTCAGGGCCGTCATGATGTGTCCTGGACCGATCTCGTGCACGAGAATAAGCGGGCAATTGCCGATGGGATTCTGCGCTCGGAGGTGTTGCGGCTGACGCGACTGGTGAGCGTTTCGGAGGTTGCCGGGGACGTCACAGCGGATGCCATCGCCGAGCTGCTCTCCTGCTTTCCGGTGTACCGCTCCTACCTGCCGCTCCGCGGCGCGCACGTGGCCGAGGCCGCGCAGCTCGCGGCCGGGCGCCGCCCCGACCTGTCGGTGGAGATCAACCGATTGGTGAGCGTGTTCGGTGAGGCGGGGCATCCGTTCACGGTGCGGTTTCAGCAAACGTCGGGCATGGTGATGGCCAAGGGTGTGGAGGACACGGCCTATTACCGTTTCACCCGCCTGACGTCCCTTAATGAGGTGGGCGCTGACCCGAGCGAATTCTCGATCTCGGCCGAGGAGTTTCATCACCGGCAGCAGGCGCGACAGGCGGCGTTCCCGGCTTCGATGACCACCCTCTCCACCCACGACACGAAACGCGGCGAGGATGTTCGGGCGCGCATCAGCGTGCTTGCCGAGGTTCCGGGGGAGTGGGAGCGTGCGCTGGGCGAATTCCGAGCCGCTGCGCCCCTCGGTGATGCCCCGTTCGAGAATCTGCTCTGGCAGGCGATTGTGGGTGCCTGGCCGCTCTCGCCCGAGCGCCTCGGTGCCTACGCCGAGAAGGCGGCGCGGGAGGCCGGCACGTCCACAACGTGGACCGCCCCCAACCCACAGTTTGAGGCGGCACTGCACCGGCTGGTCGCCGCCACCGCTGACGCGCCGCTCGGCGACCTCATCACGGCGTTTGTCGCGCGGGTGCGTGCGGCGGGGTGGAGCAACTCCCTCTCGGCCAAGCTGGTGCAGCTGATGGCGCCCGGGGTGCCCGACGTGTATCAGGGCAGCGAACTGTGGGAGATGTCGCTGGTTGACCCCGACAACCGGCGCGCGGTTGATTTTGACCTCCGCCGCGGATACCTTGACCGCATTGAGAGCGGATGGCTGCCGCCGGTTGACGAGACGGGCGCGGCCAAGCTCCTGGTCACCACCCGGGCCCTGCGTCTTCGTCGGGACCGCCCCGAGCTGTTCCGCCGATACGTTCCCGTCGTGGCACTCGGCGCCGCTGCCGAGCACGCCATCGCCTTCGACCGGGGCGGGGCGGTCACGGTCGCCACCCGGCTCCCCGTGGCCCTCGCGGCTACGAATGGGTGGGGTGACAGTACCGTCATTCTGGAAGCGCGACCGTATGTGAACGTTCTGACCGGCGAACGCGTCTCTGGCGGCGCGGTGCGCCTGGCTGACCTCCTTGCC
- the glgX gene encoding glycogen debranching protein GlgX: MDTWPGTPYPLGATFDGSGTNFALFSEAATRVELCLFDEDGEQVRVETRVEIRESSAYIWHCYLPLVQPGQLYGYRVYGDGDSSAGNRANPNKLLLDPYAKATCGAIDWDQSLYSYNFGDPESRNDEDSAPHMMLGVVVNPFFDWAGDRPLRTPYSESLIYEAHVKGLTQLQEAVPESQRGTYAGVAHPSVVDHLQKLGVTAVELMPVHQFVNDSTLMEKGLNNYWGYNTIGFFAPHNTYSSTGDLGQQVQEFKGMVRSLHAAGIEVILDVVYNHTAEGNHLGPTLSFKGIDNEAYYRVMDDDKRYYMDYTGTGNTLNVRHPHVLQLIMDSLRYWVLEMHVDGFRFDLASALARDLYDVDKLSTFFELVQQDPIVSQVKLIAEPWDVGPGGYQVGNFPSQWSEWNGKYRDTVRDFWRGEPSTLGEFASRIAGSSDLYEHSGRRPVASVNFVTAHDGFTLADLVSYNEKHNDANGEDNNDGESHNRSWNSGEEGPTSDPDILALRAKQHRNFLATLLLSQGVPMLLHGDELGRTQSGNNNSYAQDSELSWIHWDEADQPLIEFTAAISRLRRDHPTFRRSRFFSGRPGKRGVGDSLPDIVWLGADGTEMAEEDWDKTGTRLVAKFLNGSGIRERDSRGHEISDVNFILCFNADSDEVDFTLPPEEFGAEWEIVVDTAGEGADDVPRPAGAVQTIASRSLVVFRAYTAPVAAPDHSVAASLAGLTGTITLPAQATRSGGLR; encoded by the coding sequence ATGGATACCTGGCCCGGAACTCCCTATCCGCTCGGTGCAACATTCGACGGTAGTGGTACAAACTTTGCCCTCTTCAGTGAGGCAGCCACCCGCGTCGAGCTGTGCCTCTTTGATGAGGATGGCGAACAGGTGCGCGTGGAGACACGGGTGGAAATTCGCGAGTCCTCCGCCTACATCTGGCACTGTTACCTTCCCCTGGTGCAGCCAGGTCAGCTGTATGGGTATCGCGTGTACGGGGATGGTGACTCCTCCGCGGGCAACCGGGCCAATCCCAACAAGCTTCTTCTTGATCCCTACGCCAAGGCAACCTGTGGGGCCATCGACTGGGATCAGTCGCTGTACTCGTACAACTTCGGTGACCCCGAGTCGCGCAATGATGAAGACTCCGCCCCGCACATGATGCTCGGAGTTGTCGTCAACCCGTTCTTCGACTGGGCGGGGGATCGGCCCCTTCGCACTCCGTACAGCGAGTCCCTCATCTACGAGGCACACGTGAAGGGTCTCACCCAGCTGCAGGAAGCCGTGCCGGAATCGCAGCGCGGAACCTATGCGGGCGTCGCGCATCCGTCCGTCGTGGACCACCTGCAGAAGCTGGGTGTCACCGCGGTGGAACTCATGCCGGTGCACCAGTTTGTGAACGACAGCACCCTGATGGAGAAGGGCCTCAACAACTATTGGGGTTACAACACCATCGGTTTCTTCGCCCCGCACAATACGTACTCCTCCACCGGGGATCTGGGACAGCAGGTACAGGAATTCAAGGGCATGGTGCGGAGCCTGCACGCCGCCGGCATCGAGGTGATTCTCGATGTTGTGTACAACCACACGGCGGAGGGGAACCATCTCGGCCCGACACTCTCGTTCAAGGGCATCGACAACGAGGCCTATTACCGGGTGATGGATGACGACAAGCGCTATTACATGGATTACACCGGCACCGGAAACACCCTCAATGTGCGGCACCCGCACGTGCTGCAGCTCATTATGGACTCGTTGCGGTACTGGGTGCTTGAGATGCATGTCGACGGATTTCGGTTCGACCTCGCCTCGGCGCTGGCCCGCGACCTGTACGACGTGGACAAACTGTCCACCTTCTTTGAGCTCGTGCAGCAGGACCCGATTGTGTCTCAGGTGAAGCTCATCGCCGAGCCCTGGGACGTTGGCCCCGGCGGCTACCAGGTGGGTAACTTTCCGTCGCAGTGGTCGGAGTGGAACGGTAAGTATCGGGACACGGTGCGCGACTTCTGGCGCGGAGAGCCCTCGACCCTGGGCGAATTTGCCAGCCGGATTGCCGGCTCCTCCGACCTCTACGAGCACTCGGGGCGTCGCCCGGTGGCCTCGGTGAACTTCGTCACAGCCCACGACGGATTCACGCTGGCCGACCTGGTGTCGTACAACGAGAAGCACAACGACGCAAACGGTGAAGACAACAACGACGGTGAGTCGCACAACCGGTCCTGGAACTCGGGGGAGGAGGGGCCCACGAGCGACCCCGACATCCTCGCCCTCCGAGCGAAACAACACCGCAACTTTCTGGCCACCCTCCTGCTCTCGCAGGGCGTTCCCATGCTGTTGCACGGCGATGAACTGGGCCGCACGCAGAGTGGAAATAACAATTCGTATGCGCAGGACTCGGAGCTGTCCTGGATTCACTGGGACGAAGCGGACCAGCCACTCATTGAATTCACGGCCGCGATTTCGCGCCTGCGGCGAGACCATCCCACGTTTCGCCGGAGCCGCTTCTTCAGCGGTCGCCCGGGCAAACGCGGCGTGGGCGATTCCCTCCCCGACATCGTCTGGCTGGGCGCCGACGGCACCGAGATGGCGGAAGAGGACTGGGACAAGACGGGCACCCGATTGGTGGCCAAATTCCTCAATGGAAGCGGAATTCGAGAGCGCGATTCTCGCGGCCACGAGATCTCTGATGTGAACTTCATCCTCTGCTTCAACGCAGATTCCGACGAGGTGGATTTCACCCTTCCCCCCGAGGAATTTGGGGCCGAGTGGGAGATCGTCGTCGACACCGCCGGCGAGGGCGCCGACGACGTGCCACGCCCGGCGGGGGCGGTCCAAACGATTGCATCCCGTTCTCTGGTGGTCTTTCGGGCCTACACGGCGCCCGTCGCTGCCCCCGACCATTCCGTGGCCGCCTCTCTCGCCGGTCTCACCGGCACCATTACGCTTCCGGCGCAGGCCACCAGGTCCGGTGGTCTGCGGTGA
- a CDS encoding TIGR02611 family protein, whose product MTDILAREIETGSDPNHPVRAILRRCRAWVERHPRVRWAYRLALGVLGVVVVLIGVLLIPLPGPGWLIVFLGIAILGTEFPAAHRLGLFLRRVLERALSWWRARRAARKQSAQQS is encoded by the coding sequence ATGACTGACATTCTCGCGAGGGAAATCGAGACCGGTAGCGACCCCAACCACCCGGTTCGGGCCATACTGCGGCGCTGTCGGGCGTGGGTGGAACGTCACCCCCGCGTGCGCTGGGCCTACCGTCTCGCCCTCGGAGTTCTCGGAGTGGTGGTCGTGCTCATCGGTGTGTTGCTGATACCGCTTCCCGGACCCGGCTGGCTGATTGTGTTTCTCGGAATCGCCATCCTCGGCACCGAATTTCCTGCCGCACACCGGCTGGGTCTCTTTCTGAGGCGTGTTCTCGAACGTGCCCTGTCCTGGTGGCGGGCCCGGCGTGCGGCTCGAAAGCAGTCCGCACAGCAGAGTTAG
- a CDS encoding YchJ family metal-binding protein → MSSPSVSDRCPCNSGLTYPECCNRYHRGDVGAPTAEQLMGSRYSAFAVGDAAYLLATWHPLTAPATLTLEAGMVWTRLVIDATSGGGPFEREGVVEFTAHYRLHGERGSQHETSRFVRDARVWLYVDGVE, encoded by the coding sequence ATGTCGTCTCCGTCTGTATCCGATCGGTGTCCCTGCAACAGCGGGTTGACCTATCCGGAGTGCTGCAACCGGTATCACCGCGGTGATGTGGGCGCGCCCACGGCGGAGCAGCTCATGGGTTCGCGATACTCGGCCTTTGCGGTGGGTGACGCTGCGTACCTGCTGGCCACGTGGCATCCGCTCACCGCACCCGCCACTCTCACCCTCGAGGCGGGGATGGTCTGGACACGCCTCGTAATTGACGCAACGAGTGGCGGCGGTCCCTTCGAGCGGGAAGGTGTCGTGGAATTCACGGCTCACTATCGGTTACACGGCGAACGCGGTAGCCAGCACGAGACGAGCCGTTTTGTGCGGGATGCTCGGGTGTGGTTATACGTGGATGGCGTTGAGTAG
- the rsfS gene encoding ribosome silencing factor — protein MTATAHSRELLKIAVAAAESKAGENLIALDVSNPLPLADIFFIVTGRSERNVVAIAGEIEDQLIEAGHKPLRREGRVAGRWVLVDFGDLVVHVFHEEEREYYALERLWKDCPVIPLELTSGSSAAAVAATDNAEAPEVGEDSEVSEKSEIND, from the coding sequence ATGACCGCAACTGCCCACTCTCGCGAACTGCTCAAGATAGCTGTCGCCGCTGCCGAGTCGAAGGCCGGTGAAAACCTGATCGCGTTGGACGTGTCCAACCCGCTTCCGCTCGCCGACATCTTCTTCATCGTCACGGGGCGTTCAGAGCGCAACGTGGTTGCGATTGCCGGTGAGATTGAAGATCAGCTCATTGAGGCCGGACACAAGCCGCTGCGTCGCGAAGGACGCGTTGCTGGGCGTTGGGTGCTCGTTGACTTCGGCGACCTTGTTGTGCATGTTTTCCACGAGGAAGAGCGCGAGTACTACGCACTCGAGCGCCTGTGGAAGGACTGCCCGGTGATTCCGCTTGAGTTGACGTCTGGTTCATCCGCTGCAGCTGTTGCGGCCACCGATAATGCTGAGGCACCTGAGGTCGGCGAAGATTCTGAAGTTAGTGAGAAGTCAGAGATAAACGACTAG
- the nadD gene encoding nicotinate-nucleotide adenylyltransferase, which produces MEATTERRPRIGVMGGTFDPIHHGHLVAASEVAQSFDLDEVIFVPTGEPWQKSGVTPSEHRYLMTVIATASNPRFTVSRVDINRHGPTYTIDTLRDLHTERPDAELFFITGADAISQILGWKDVRELWELAHFVAVSRPGHELSVSGLPNQDVSLLEVPALAISSTDCRARVNRGFPVWYLVPDGVVQYISKHHLYRSVV; this is translated from the coding sequence ATGGAAGCAACGACGGAGCGTCGTCCGCGCATTGGCGTCATGGGCGGCACGTTCGACCCGATTCATCACGGGCACTTGGTGGCTGCAAGTGAGGTGGCACAGAGTTTCGACCTCGACGAGGTGATCTTCGTGCCCACCGGCGAACCCTGGCAGAAATCCGGGGTGACGCCGAGTGAGCACCGCTACCTCATGACCGTCATTGCCACGGCATCCAACCCGCGCTTTACGGTGAGCCGCGTGGACATCAACCGTCACGGACCCACGTATACGATCGACACCCTGCGCGATCTGCACACCGAGCGTCCCGATGCCGAGCTGTTCTTCATCACCGGTGCCGACGCGATCAGCCAGATTTTGGGCTGGAAAGACGTTCGAGAGCTGTGGGAACTGGCTCACTTTGTGGCTGTGAGTCGTCCGGGACATGAACTGAGTGTTTCGGGTTTGCCCAACCAAGACGTAAGCTTACTGGAGGTCCCGGCTCTGGCCATCTCGTCCACTGACTGCCGGGCACGGGTCAATCGGGGATTCCCGGTCTGGTATCTGGTCCCGGATGGGGTCGTCCAGTACATTTCTAAGCACCACCTGTATCGGAGCGTGGTATGA
- a CDS encoding glutamate-5-semialdehyde dehydrogenase, which yields MLHPVLPDVQLTPTLEDSRAASIVLASAPTALKNKALGAIAERLRGSVDSILTANRADLAAGEANGLTAGLLDRLSLDESRVASLADAVTQVALLTDPVGEVVRGSTMPNAIKLSQVRVPFGVIGVIYEARPNVTVDLAALALKSGNAVVLRGGSAAENTNRVLVALVQDAIESVGLPREAVQTIDAFGRAGATELMKARGYVDVLIPRGSANLIKTVVTEAKVPVIETGSGVVHIFLDDSANEAWAIDIVHNSKVQRPSVCNALETLLVHRTAAARVLPGVLDKLTASGVTIHADARVRALYPAAVPATEEDWSTEYMSLDVSVAIVDSLDEAIAHIRRYSTGHTESIITNDVVNAERFLNEVDSASVMVNASTRFTDGAEFGFGAEVGISTQKLHARGPMGLTELTSTKWIVRGSGQVRA from the coding sequence ATGTTGCACCCCGTACTTCCCGATGTCCAGCTCACGCCCACCCTCGAAGACTCCCGTGCGGCGTCCATTGTTCTCGCGTCGGCTCCGACCGCGCTGAAGAACAAGGCGCTCGGTGCTATCGCCGAACGGCTGCGGGGAAGTGTCGATTCCATCCTCACCGCCAACCGCGCCGACCTCGCCGCCGGGGAGGCAAACGGCCTCACGGCTGGCCTGCTGGACCGGTTGTCGCTCGATGAATCCCGCGTCGCGTCACTCGCTGACGCCGTTACGCAGGTGGCTCTGCTTACCGATCCGGTGGGCGAGGTGGTGCGCGGCAGCACCATGCCCAACGCGATCAAGCTCAGTCAGGTACGCGTGCCGTTCGGCGTGATCGGCGTCATTTACGAAGCTCGCCCCAATGTGACCGTGGATCTGGCCGCACTGGCCCTCAAGAGCGGCAACGCCGTGGTGCTTCGTGGTGGCTCGGCCGCCGAGAACACAAACCGCGTTCTCGTGGCCCTCGTGCAGGACGCAATCGAGTCGGTGGGGCTTCCGCGGGAAGCCGTGCAAACCATTGATGCCTTCGGCCGCGCCGGGGCCACCGAGCTGATGAAGGCCCGTGGTTACGTGGACGTGCTGATTCCTCGGGGTAGCGCCAACCTGATCAAAACGGTCGTGACCGAGGCCAAGGTGCCCGTGATTGAGACCGGTTCCGGCGTTGTGCACATCTTCCTCGACGACTCGGCCAACGAGGCATGGGCCATCGATATTGTGCACAACTCCAAGGTGCAGCGCCCGAGCGTGTGTAACGCTCTGGAGACGCTGCTGGTGCATCGCACAGCGGCTGCCCGGGTGCTCCCCGGTGTGCTCGACAAGCTCACCGCCTCGGGTGTGACCATCCACGCTGACGCTCGCGTGCGTGCGCTGTACCCCGCGGCGGTGCCGGCCACCGAGGAAGACTGGAGCACCGAGTACATGAGCCTCGATGTATCGGTCGCGATCGTCGATTCCCTCGATGAGGCCATTGCTCACATTCGTCGCTACTCCACCGGGCACACCGAGTCGATCATCACCAACGACGTTGTCAATGCCGAACGATTCCTCAACGAGGTGGATTCGGCATCCGTTATGGTGAACGCCTCAACGCGCTTCACCGATGGTGCTGAGTTCGGATTTGGCGCCGAGGTGGGAATTTCCACCCAGAAGCTGCACGCTCGTGGCCCGATGGGGCTCACAGAGCTGACGAGTACCAAGTGGATCGTGCGCGGTTCAGGACAGGTGCGGGCCTAG
- the proB gene encoding glutamate 5-kinase, which produces MNSLSREKIASAGRIVVKVGSSSISGENATQIGPLVDALAAAHAGGTEVILVSSGAIATGMPYLRLNDHPTDLATQQAAASVGQSLLIAHYQNSLDRYDIVAGQVLLTAGDLENATPRSNAQRAMDRLLDLRILPIVNENDTVATHEIRFGDNDRLAALVATLCGADLLLLLSDVDALYTQPPEVPGAEPISLVAYGDLLPGMTFGSTSVNGVGTGGASTKVMAARLAAASGTAVLVTATTLAAEALRGEPVGTWFEPAAPPFRRLW; this is translated from the coding sequence GTGAATTCGCTGTCGCGCGAGAAGATCGCATCCGCTGGCCGCATTGTGGTGAAGGTGGGTTCGTCGTCAATCAGCGGCGAGAACGCCACACAAATCGGCCCCCTCGTTGACGCACTGGCCGCCGCACACGCCGGCGGCACGGAGGTCATTCTCGTCTCATCCGGCGCGATTGCCACCGGCATGCCGTACCTTCGGCTGAACGATCACCCCACCGACCTGGCCACGCAGCAGGCGGCGGCCTCCGTGGGTCAGAGTCTGCTGATCGCGCACTATCAGAACAGCCTGGATCGCTACGACATCGTGGCCGGTCAGGTGCTGCTCACCGCGGGTGACCTGGAAAATGCCACTCCGCGCAGCAACGCCCAGCGGGCCATGGATCGCCTGCTGGATTTGCGGATTCTGCCCATTGTGAACGAGAACGACACCGTGGCCACGCACGAGATCCGGTTTGGGGACAACGATCGTCTCGCAGCGCTCGTGGCCACGCTGTGCGGAGCCGACCTGCTGCTGCTGCTCAGCGACGTGGATGCGCTCTACACCCAGCCGCCGGAGGTGCCGGGTGCCGAACCCATTTCGCTAGTGGCCTACGGCGATCTGCTCCCTGGAATGACGTTCGGGTCCACGTCGGTCAATGGTGTGGGTACCGGGGGAGCGAGCACCAAGGTGATGGCGGCCCGGCTGGCCGCTGCCAGTGGCACTGCCGTGCTGGTGACGGCCACAACTCTGGCGGCCGAGGCCCTGCGCGGTGAACCGGTGGGCACCTGGTTCGAGCCCGCTGCGCCGCCGTTTCGCCGACTTTGGTAA
- the proB gene encoding glutamate 5-kinase — translation MIGLKRDQVASAKRIVVKVGSSSISGENSDQITPLVDALAEAYGRGTEVVLISSGAVATGMPFLQLDERPVDVATQQAAASVGQNVLIFRYQESLDRYEIAAGTVLLTEGDLLNEPHRSNARRALNRLLDLRILPVVNENDTVAVLGLRFGSNDRLAALVSTLISADLLVMLSDVDALYTKPPHLPGAEKLDVIAADDPLTNFEFSSSGATGVGTGGASTKVIAARLATNAGTAVLVTSTELAAAALRGEHVGTWFEPVEGEDERTLL, via the coding sequence GTGATTGGCTTAAAGCGCGACCAGGTCGCATCCGCGAAGAGAATCGTGGTCAAGGTGGGCTCCTCATCAATTAGTGGTGAGAATTCCGACCAGATCACTCCCCTCGTGGATGCCCTGGCAGAGGCCTACGGCCGAGGTACTGAAGTTGTTCTGATTTCATCGGGTGCGGTGGCCACCGGCATGCCGTTCCTGCAGCTAGACGAGCGTCCAGTGGACGTGGCAACGCAGCAAGCGGCGGCATCCGTTGGTCAGAATGTGCTGATTTTTCGCTACCAGGAGAGCCTGGACCGGTACGAGATCGCTGCCGGAACCGTGCTGCTCACCGAGGGCGACCTGCTCAACGAGCCGCACCGCAGTAACGCACGGCGGGCGCTCAACCGCCTGCTGGACCTGCGCATCCTTCCCGTGGTGAACGAAAACGACACGGTGGCGGTATTAGGACTGCGCTTCGGCAGCAACGACCGTCTCGCCGCTCTCGTATCGACGCTGATCAGCGCAGACCTGCTCGTGATGCTCAGCGACGTGGATGCCCTCTACACGAAGCCGCCGCACCTGCCCGGGGCCGAGAAGCTGGACGTTATCGCGGCAGATGATCCGCTCACCAACTTTGAGTTCTCCTCGAGCGGAGCCACCGGGGTGGGAACCGGCGGTGCAAGCACCAAGGTGATTGCTGCCCGGCTGGCCACGAACGCCGGTACCGCTGTGCTCGTGACCTCGACCGAGTTGGCTGCTGCCGCTCTGCGTGGTGAGCACGTGGGTACCTGGTTTGAACCCGTTGAGGGTGAAGACGAGCGGACTCTGCTCTAA
- the obgE gene encoding GTPase ObgE, whose translation MATFVDHVTLHLRAGNGGNGCVSVKREKFKPLAGPDGGNGGSGGDLVLVADPGTTTLLGYHRSPHRSSDNGGPGMGDHRNGHNGEIRELLVPLGTVVKDAEGNELLDMNEPGLRLVVGPGGQGGLGNAALASTKRKAPGFALLGTLGFEGSVYLELKTVADVALVGYPSAGKSSLIAAMSAARPKIADYPFTTLHPNLGVVESGESRYTIADVPGLIEGASEGKGLGLEFLRHVERCTALLHVLDCATLEPGRDPLSDLDVILGELAAYPVPEGQKPLLERSQLIALNKIDVPEGRELAGFVKADLEARGYRVFEISSVTHEGLRQLSFALAETVEQGRIEAAAAEAKKPRIIIRPKAVDDGGFVVRVEGGSFGNIYRILGAKPERWIQQTDFTNDEAIGFLADRLAKLGVENELYKAGAIAGSTVIIGPGHGVVFDWEPTLTSTAELITAPRGTDTRIDEPKRRTSNQRREEYFGRMDAKASARAEMVREREAGMWQTGEEEQNEDVRSGSTPAENDGTTKED comes from the coding sequence ATGGCCACATTCGTTGACCACGTGACGCTGCATTTGCGAGCGGGTAACGGAGGAAACGGCTGTGTTTCTGTCAAGCGCGAAAAGTTCAAGCCGCTTGCCGGCCCTGACGGCGGCAACGGCGGCAGCGGTGGAGACCTCGTTCTCGTCGCTGACCCGGGCACCACAACGCTTCTCGGTTACCACCGTTCACCCCACCGCAGTTCCGACAATGGCGGACCCGGTATGGGTGACCACCGTAACGGTCACAACGGCGAGATTCGCGAGCTTCTCGTTCCCCTCGGCACGGTCGTCAAGGACGCGGAGGGTAACGAGCTCCTCGACATGAACGAGCCCGGCCTGCGCCTCGTCGTTGGTCCTGGCGGTCAGGGTGGACTCGGCAACGCCGCACTCGCCTCGACCAAGCGCAAAGCGCCCGGTTTTGCACTTCTCGGCACCCTCGGCTTCGAAGGTAGCGTCTACCTCGAGCTCAAGACCGTTGCCGACGTTGCCCTCGTGGGCTACCCCTCGGCCGGTAAGTCAAGCCTGATTGCGGCCATGTCGGCCGCACGGCCAAAGATTGCCGACTACCCCTTCACAACGCTGCACCCGAACCTCGGTGTCGTCGAGTCCGGTGAGTCCCGCTACACGATCGCGGACGTTCCCGGTCTGATTGAGGGCGCCAGTGAGGGCAAGGGCCTCGGCCTGGAGTTCCTCCGGCACGTGGAGCGCTGCACCGCGCTCCTGCACGTGCTCGACTGCGCCACGCTGGAGCCCGGACGCGACCCGCTGAGCGACCTTGATGTCATTCTGGGTGAGCTCGCCGCCTACCCGGTACCCGAGGGTCAGAAGCCGCTGCTCGAGCGCTCCCAGCTCATCGCACTGAACAAGATCGACGTCCCGGAGGGCCGCGAGCTCGCCGGCTTCGTGAAGGCTGATCTGGAAGCACGCGGTTACCGTGTCTTCGAGATCTCCAGCGTCACCCACGAGGGCCTGCGCCAGCTCAGCTTCGCACTGGCGGAAACGGTGGAGCAGGGGCGGATTGAAGCCGCCGCTGCCGAGGCCAAGAAGCCACGCATCATCATTCGCCCCAAGGCCGTGGACGACGGTGGCTTTGTGGTTCGGGTTGAGGGTGGATCCTTCGGCAACATTTATCGCATTCTCGGAGCCAAGCCGGAACGCTGGATTCAGCAGACCGACTTCACCAACGACGAGGCCATCGGCTTCCTCGCCGACCGGCTGGCGAAGCTCGGCGTGGAGAACGAACTGTACAAGGCCGGCGCCATTGCCGGCTCAACGGTGATCATCGGACCCGGTCACGGTGTTGTGTTCGACTGGGAGCCCACGCTCACCTCGACCGCCGAACTCATCACCGCCCCCCGCGGTACCGACACGCGCATCGACGAGCCGAAGCGACGCACGAGCAACCAGCGTCGTGAAGAGTACTTCGGTCGAATGGATGCCAAGGCATCCGCTCGCGCCGAAATGGTGCGTGAGCGTGAAGCCGGCATGTGGCAGACCGGTGAAGAAGAACAGAACGAAGACGTGCGCTCCGGAAGCACACCTGCAGAAAACGACGGCACAACGAAAGAGGATTAG